From a single Amyelois transitella isolate CPQ chromosome 18, ilAmyTran1.1, whole genome shotgun sequence genomic region:
- the LOC106135255 gene encoding RNA-binding protein Pasilla isoform X5, producing MVAGAIIGKGGETIAQLQKETGARVKMSKSHDFYPGTTERACLITGSVEGIMVVLDFIMEKIKEKPELVKPFPEGVDTKMPQDRDKQVKILVPNSTAGMIIGKGGNYIKQIKEQSGSYVQISQKAKELSLQERCITVVGEKENNKKACVMILQKVVDDPQSGSCPNVSYADVAGPVANYNPTGSPYAVPATEVTEGHALGGSVGSVGSVLVNGAAGGALGALALSLSLAPPGSHQPAPLTQHTLDHIKVALRQAGYSEGGVAEISAALSLLVKHGVLGLSLPAALPAPSLSAAYFPEAPVFGPIGQVGLGVGVGGVGGVGGGRGGALERFTEVSFDALRPPAVAPISLSTGVAGFPSAGLLPLSKSPTPADAQPKDSKNVEIAEVIVGAILGPGGRSLVEIQQMSGASIQISKKGTFAPGTRNRIVTISGSPTAISNAQYLIEQKIQEEELKRTRHNAISGLMQ from the exons ATGGTGGCGGGAGCCATCATCGGTAAAGGAGGCGAGACCATCGCTCAGCTGCAAAAAGAAACCGGAGCGAGGGTCAAGATGTCCAAATCACATGATTTCTATCCAG GAACGACAGAGCGCGCGTGTTTGATCACGGGCTCGGTGGAAGGCATTATGGTGGTTCTGGATTTCATCATGGAGAAGATAAAGGAGAAACCAGAGCTGGTGAAACCATTCCCGGAAGGCGTGGACACGAAGATGCCTCAGGACAGGGACAAGCAG GTTAAGATCCTGGTGCCGAACTCTACGGCGGGCATGATAATCGGCAAAGGCGGTAACTACATCAAACAGATAAAGGAGCAGAGTGGCAGTTACGTTCAGATCTCGCAGAAGGCCAAGGAGCTGTCGTTGCAGGAGAGGTGCATCACTGTTGTCG GCGAGAAGGAGAACAACAAGAAGGCGTGCGTGATGATCCTCCAGAAGGTGGTGGACGACCCGCAGTCCGGCTCGTGTCCGAACGTGTCGTACGCGGACGTGGCGGGCCCGGTCGCGAACTACAACCCCACCGGCTCGCCGTACGCCGTGCCGGCCACTGAGGTGACGGAG GGCCACGCGCTGGGCGGGTCGGTGGGGTCGGTGGGGTCGGTGCTGGTGAacggcgcggcgggcggcgcgctcGGGGCGCTGGCGCTGTCGCTGTCGCTGGCGCCGCCCGGCTCGCACCAGCCCGCGCCCCTCACCCAGCACACGCTCGACCACATCAAG GTGGCGCTGCGCCAGGCGGGCTACAGCGAGGGCGGCGTGGCGGAGATCAGCGCGGCGCTGTCGCTGCTGGTGAAGCACGGCGTGCTGGGGCTGTCGCTGCCCGCGGCGCTGCCGGCGCCCTCGCTGTCCGCCGCCTACTTCCCCGAGGCGCCCGTGTTCGGCCCCATCGGGCAGGTCGGCCTTG GCGTGGGCGTGGGGGGCGTGGGAGGGGTGGGGGGCGGGCGTGGCGGGGCGTTAGAGCGTTTCACGGAAGTTTCTTTCGACGCGCTTCGCCCCCCAGCCGTGGCGCCTATCTCGCTGTCCACGGGCGTCGCCGGCTTCCCGTCGGCCGGGCTGCTGCCGCTCAGCAAGAGCCCCACGCCGGCCGACGCGCAGCCCAAGGACTCCAAGAACGTCGAGATCGCGGAGGTCATCGTCGGTGCTATACTCG GCCCAGGCGGCCGAAGCCTGGTCGAGATCCAGCAGATGTCCGGCGCCAGCATCCAGATCTCCAAGAAGGGCACGTTCGCGCCGGGCACCCGCAACCGCATCGTGACAATCAGCGGCTCGCCCACCGCCATCAGCAACGCCCAGTACCTCATCGAGCAGAAGATCCAGGAGGAGGAGCTGAAGCGCACCCGCCACAACGCCATCTCGGGGCTCATGCAGTAG
- the LOC106135255 gene encoding RNA-binding protein Pasilla isoform X3 codes for MAADTGMDTCPSPEITDSRKRPLDVDSENGDVKRSHFSSAVEPTYHFKVLVPSMVAGAIIGKGGETIAQLQKETGARVKMSKSHDFYPGTTERACLITGSVEGIMVVLDFIMEKIKEKPELVKPFPEGVDTKMPQDRDKQVKILVPNSTAGMIIGKGGNYIKQIKEQSGSYVQISQKAKELSLQERCITVVGEKENNKKACVMILQKVVDDPQSGSCPNVSYADVAGPVANYNPTGSPYAVPATEVTEGHALGGSVGSVGSVLVNGAAGGALGALALSLSLAPPGSHQPAPLTQHTLDHIKVALRQAGYSEGGVAEISAALSLLVKHGVLGLSLPAALPAPSLSAAYFPEAPVFGPIGQVGLGVGVGGVGGVGGGRGGALERFTEVSFDALRPPAVAPISLSTGVAGFPSAGLLPLSKSPTPADAQPKDSKNVEIAEVIVGAILGPGGRSLVEIQQMSGASIQISKKGTFAPGTRNRIVTISGSPTAISNAQYLIEQKIQEEELKRTRHNAISGLMQ; via the exons CCGTGGAGCCGACGTACCACTTCAAGGTTCTGGTACCTTCCATGGTGGCGGGAGCCATCATCGGTAAAGGAGGCGAGACCATCGCTCAGCTGCAAAAAGAAACCGGAGCGAGGGTCAAGATGTCCAAATCACATGATTTCTATCCAG GAACGACAGAGCGCGCGTGTTTGATCACGGGCTCGGTGGAAGGCATTATGGTGGTTCTGGATTTCATCATGGAGAAGATAAAGGAGAAACCAGAGCTGGTGAAACCATTCCCGGAAGGCGTGGACACGAAGATGCCTCAGGACAGGGACAAGCAG GTTAAGATCCTGGTGCCGAACTCTACGGCGGGCATGATAATCGGCAAAGGCGGTAACTACATCAAACAGATAAAGGAGCAGAGTGGCAGTTACGTTCAGATCTCGCAGAAGGCCAAGGAGCTGTCGTTGCAGGAGAGGTGCATCACTGTTGTCG GCGAGAAGGAGAACAACAAGAAGGCGTGCGTGATGATCCTCCAGAAGGTGGTGGACGACCCGCAGTCCGGCTCGTGTCCGAACGTGTCGTACGCGGACGTGGCGGGCCCGGTCGCGAACTACAACCCCACCGGCTCGCCGTACGCCGTGCCGGCCACTGAGGTGACGGAG GGCCACGCGCTGGGCGGGTCGGTGGGGTCGGTGGGGTCGGTGCTGGTGAacggcgcggcgggcggcgcgctcGGGGCGCTGGCGCTGTCGCTGTCGCTGGCGCCGCCCGGCTCGCACCAGCCCGCGCCCCTCACCCAGCACACGCTCGACCACATCAAG GTGGCGCTGCGCCAGGCGGGCTACAGCGAGGGCGGCGTGGCGGAGATCAGCGCGGCGCTGTCGCTGCTGGTGAAGCACGGCGTGCTGGGGCTGTCGCTGCCCGCGGCGCTGCCGGCGCCCTCGCTGTCCGCCGCCTACTTCCCCGAGGCGCCCGTGTTCGGCCCCATCGGGCAGGTCGGCCTTG GCGTGGGCGTGGGGGGCGTGGGAGGGGTGGGGGGCGGGCGTGGCGGGGCGTTAGAGCGTTTCACGGAAGTTTCTTTCGACGCGCTTCGCCCCCCAGCCGTGGCGCCTATCTCGCTGTCCACGGGCGTCGCCGGCTTCCCGTCGGCCGGGCTGCTGCCGCTCAGCAAGAGCCCCACGCCGGCCGACGCGCAGCCCAAGGACTCCAAGAACGTCGAGATCGCGGAGGTCATCGTCGGTGCTATACTCG GCCCAGGCGGCCGAAGCCTGGTCGAGATCCAGCAGATGTCCGGCGCCAGCATCCAGATCTCCAAGAAGGGCACGTTCGCGCCGGGCACCCGCAACCGCATCGTGACAATCAGCGGCTCGCCCACCGCCATCAGCAACGCCCAGTACCTCATCGAGCAGAAGATCCAGGAGGAGGAGCTGAAGCGCACCCGCCACAACGCCATCTCGGGGCTCATGCAGTAG